Genomic segment of Fischerella sp. PCC 9605:
GACTTTCATCCTCACTTACTCTCAATATCGTTGTTTACATTATAGATGTAAAAGATTATTTTGTATAGATATGAAAACAGCGTAGTGATAAAACTTCATATCAGCTACGCTGTTGTTGTTGTTGTTATTTATAATTTAATCAGATATAACCACTACCTTAAAGGTGAGTGGTTTTCGGCTTCCCGCAATTTTCTATAAAATAAGTATAAAAGTCATCCAATTTTGCCGATTTAGGTGATAGGTGTGAGGTATTGGGTGTAAATATAAGGACTAATATTTAAGTCATTAGTCATTTGTCCTTTGTCATTTGTCAAAAGCTAATGACCAATGACCAATCACTAATGACCAATGACTAATGACTAATGACTAATAACGAAAATATGCAGAATTTTATCAAACAAACTTTTGCCAGCTTAGTTGGAAGCGTTTTGGGACTGTTCATTTTCTTCGGTTTAGGAACTACAGGACTTTTACTGCTACTGTTTGCCGCCTCCAGAGATATGGGCCCGCAAGTTAAAGATAAGTCAATGCTAGTTTTTGACTTGTCAATGAAAATTACCGACGGGGAGCCAAGTTCTAGCCAACTGCTCCAAAAAACCCTATCTGGTGATGAGCAGGAGCAGATGAGCCTCCGCGCTGTTCTGGATTCTTTGGAAAAGGCACGGCGCGATCAACGTATTGTTGGTATCTACTTGGATGCCACTCGTACCTCCCAAGCTGACACTGCCGGCTTCGCTACTTTCAAGGAAATTCGTCAGGCGCTAGAGAAGTTCCGTGCTGGGGGAAAAAAGGTAGTAGCCTATGGCATGGATTGGGGAGAACGGGAATATTATCTGAGTTCGGTAGCCGATACAATCGTGCTTAACCCCTTAGGAGCAATGGAAATCAATGGTTTGAGTTCGCAACCATTGTTCCTGACGGGAGCCTTGCAAAAATACGGTATCGGCGTGCAAGTCGTGCGGGTAGGAAAGTTTAAGGGAGCAGTTGAACCTTTTGTACTCACAAAACTGAGTCCGGAGAACCGCCAACAAACTCAAAAATTATTGAATGATGTGTGGGCAGAGTGGCGCTATGCAGTCGGAAAAAGCCGCAAAATTCCCCCTGTGAAATTGCAGGCGATCGCAGATAATCAAGCGTTCTTGCAGGCAGATCAAGCCAAAGCCAATGGTTTGGTAGATAAAGTTGGGTATTTCGATCAAGTAGTTGCTGACCTCAAGCAGCTAACAGATAGCGATAAAGATGAGAAAAGCTTCAAGCAAATCAGCATCAACGAATACTCACAAGTTAGTGACAAGTTACTGGACAGAAAACGCGATTCCAAAAATAAAATTGCCGTAGTTTATGCTGAAGGCGAGATTGTTGACGGCCTGGGTGATGAAGGAGATATCGGTGGCGATCGCTTTGCCAGAATCTTCCGCAGACTGCGACAAGATAAAGATGTGAAGGCGATCGTCCTGCGAATCAACAGCCCCGGTGGTAGTGCTACAGGCGCGGAAGTCATGCAACGGGAAGTGCGGCTAACTCGGGAAGTTAAACCAGTTGTAGTATCCATGGGTGATTTTGCCGCCTCTGGTGGCTACTGGATTGCTAGCGATTCTAACCGTATATTTGCTGAGCCAAATACAATTACGGGTTCAATCGGTGTATTTGGAATTCTGTTCAATGCTCAAAAACTAGCCAGTAACAACGGCGTCACCTGGGATACAGTTAAAACCGCACGCTATGCCGATAGCCAAACGCTTTCTCGCCCCAAAACACCTGATGAATTGGCACTTTACCAACGTAGTGTCAACAAAATTTACAGTCTATTTCTCGATAAAGTTGCCCAAGGTCGGAAAATTCCAGAAGCAAAGGTAGCAGAAATTGCCCAAGGTCGAGTCTGGTCTGGTACAGCAGCGAAACAAATTGGTTTAGTAGATGAAATTGGCGGTTTGGATGCTGCTATTGCCTACGCGGCTGGACAAGCCAAGTTAGGAAAAGATTGGCAATTGCAAGAATATCCCCAATTTGGAACTTTGGGAGAGCGTCTATTTGGACGAACCCCAGAAGAAGCGCGAACTGCTCTCAAACTAGATGAAACACAACTAAAACTACCAGAGCCGCTCATAACTGAATTACAAAAACTACAAGCTGAAATCTCAATTCTGCAAAAGCTGAACGATCCGCAGGGTGTCTACGCCCGTTTGCCTTTCAACTTAAAAATTGAATAGACTGAATTTTCATAATGAGGCTATGCACCTGCGGTTCAGCTCCCACAGGTGCTTTTGCCAGCATTAAGTTTTTTCGTTATTTAATCGCCGAAAGTGCACGTCCACATACACCTGCGGCTATACCCGATGAAGCCGCCAAAGAAGGTTGATTGTAAACAACACCAGCCACAGCTCCTACAACTAGAGCCATAAAAGCACTCAATGCCATTTTACGCAAGATACTCATTTTGATTCCTCTAGCCAGGTTTTAATAGGGATTACCTATTATTAATTTTCTCCCAAAAAGGATAAATTATGTCAACTTGAACCAGGCACAAAATCTTGTTTGGCATCAGGCGATCGCTCTCGATTGTTGTATTAAAGTTGCTGACACCAGAGCAACGGTTGTGTAAAGTAGTTGAGGAATCTTTGCAATTCATCAAATTTTCACAACCATCTATGGATAGAAAAACCAAACGCCTTTTACTGCTTGTCGTTTCTTGTAGTCTAGCTGGTGTAATTTTAGGAGGTACGGCTAGTTGGGCAGAAAGCAATACCTGTTTGCAAGCGAGTACAGTTACGAATGAGTGCCTGACCAAAGACCCGATCGCTAAAACTATACAGGGAATGAGTACTGGTTTGGTAGCTGGGGCAGGAGCGGCTTTTGGTGTAGCGTGGCAGCACCGTAATGAAGATTAATTGATTGTTATTTTTTCATCAAGTTTTGAGCTTTAGAAGGTGTATTTTGGGCGTTTAAAGCTCAAGCTTAAAACTAGGGATTGGGTTTGATTCTTCCCCAACCCCAGTACCCAATCCCCCCAAGATTCACGCCACTAACCCTGAACGCAAGGCACGAACAGCTGCTTGGGTACGATCGTCAGCACAGAGTTTATTTAGAATGTTGCGTACGTGGGTTTTAACCGTTCCGACGGTAATATACAGTTTCTCTGCAATCTGACCATTACTACACCCAGCTACAATCAACTCCAGAATCTCCAATTCCCGTTGAGTTAAGGGATAAGTTTCTAAAACTTGTTCATATTCTGGTGCTAGGGCATCTATTTTTACTGTCTTGGGCTTATCGGATAACTCCTTAGTTGGCAAACCTTTCCGCATCTGCAACAACACAACGTTGGCGATCGCTGGATCGATCCAGGAGTTACCTTCGTATGTTGCTTGAATTGCTTCTGTTAATCTATCGATACTTGTATCTTTCATGTAATAAGAGTCTGCCCCTGCCGCAAAAGCAGCAAGTACTGTATCCTCGGAGTGTTCCATTGTCAGGATGAGGATTTTGGTTGAAGCGTCCTCATTCTCGGCTTGCCACTGTCTAAATTTGCGGGTGAGTTCAATACCATCCATATCAGGCAAGCCAATATCCACAACAGCCACATCAGGCTTGGCAGTTTCCAATAATTTCAGACCTTTAGTGGCATTTGCCGCTTCACCAATAACTCGAATTGCGCTATCAGTCTGTAATGCAGCTTTTAGCCCCATTCGTGTCAAGTCATGATCTTCAATTAAAACAATACTAATTTCACTCATTGCTACTCGTACTCTCCGCCGATCATATCTGTCGAAAGTCGACTTTGTGACTTTTGTTTTTTATTTTCCAAAACCTAAGATAGATGATCTTTTCATAAACCTGCATCCACCAATAGAAATAGCATTTTTACATTTGTTAACCAGTCGATATAGGCAAAATCTAGCTAAGGATATAGGTTAGTTTATGAAGAATTATGAAATACTGACATGAAATTTAGCTGTAATAATTTTGAGTAATTAACCAGCAACATTCATTAAATAAAGAGTATAAGAGTGTAAAGAAGGAGAAAACAATCAGTAGTTGAAACCTATCTTTAAAACTACTCTTTTCCCACTTGAAAAATACCTATGGTTACAGGAGGGATTTTTGAAACGAACCAATAGACGCGCAGTGGCTTCCCACAGGGTAGAACACAAAGAACACAAAGAAATAAATTAGGTAGTCTTGTGGTGGGAAGGGAGTAAATGCCTTGAAAGCAATTAAATGTAATTAAGTCGAACAACAATTAATTACCAATTCGATAAATTTTACAGCTATGGTTCAAGAACCCAAATTTGCTGAAATCAACACTAATAAATTAGAGCAGGTGGCAGCAGCCTTGCAGGAAAGTGAATGGCGCTTTCGTGTCATTTTTAATCAGACCTGGCAATTGATGGGATTCATGAAACCAGATGGGACTGTAACTGAGGTAAATCAGGCAGCGTTGGATTTTGGAGGACTTGATAGCGCTGCTTTGATTGGTCGTCCCTTTTGGGAAGCTAGTTGGTGGGCAATTTCACCACAGACTCAAGGCGAATTACAAAGAGCGATCGCTGCTGCGGCGCAAGGAGAATGCATTCGCTACGAAGTTGATGTTCTGGGTGCGGGGAATGAAATTG
This window contains:
- the sppA gene encoding signal peptide peptidase SppA; this translates as MQNFIKQTFASLVGSVLGLFIFFGLGTTGLLLLLFAASRDMGPQVKDKSMLVFDLSMKITDGEPSSSQLLQKTLSGDEQEQMSLRAVLDSLEKARRDQRIVGIYLDATRTSQADTAGFATFKEIRQALEKFRAGGKKVVAYGMDWGEREYYLSSVADTIVLNPLGAMEINGLSSQPLFLTGALQKYGIGVQVVRVGKFKGAVEPFVLTKLSPENRQQTQKLLNDVWAEWRYAVGKSRKIPPVKLQAIADNQAFLQADQAKANGLVDKVGYFDQVVADLKQLTDSDKDEKSFKQISINEYSQVSDKLLDRKRDSKNKIAVVYAEGEIVDGLGDEGDIGGDRFARIFRRLRQDKDVKAIVLRINSPGGSATGAEVMQREVRLTREVKPVVVSMGDFAASGGYWIASDSNRIFAEPNTITGSIGVFGILFNAQKLASNNGVTWDTVKTARYADSQTLSRPKTPDELALYQRSVNKIYSLFLDKVAQGRKIPEAKVAEIAQGRVWSGTAAKQIGLVDEIGGLDAAIAYAAGQAKLGKDWQLQEYPQFGTLGERLFGRTPEEARTALKLDETQLKLPEPLITELQKLQAEISILQKLNDPQGVYARLPFNLKIE
- a CDS encoding response regulator, which produces MSEISIVLIEDHDLTRMGLKAALQTDSAIRVIGEAANATKGLKLLETAKPDVAVVDIGLPDMDGIELTRKFRQWQAENEDASTKILILTMEHSEDTVLAAFAAGADSYYMKDTSIDRLTEAIQATYEGNSWIDPAIANVVLLQMRKGLPTKELSDKPKTVKIDALAPEYEQVLETYPLTQRELEILELIVAGCSNGQIAEKLYITVGTVKTHVRNILNKLCADDRTQAAVRALRSGLVA